A window of the Lysinibacillus irui genome harbors these coding sequences:
- a CDS encoding ATP-binding cassette domain-containing protein, protein MIEKEVLVEVKNLKVVFGKGKNKFTAIDDVSFQIFKGETFGIVGESGSGKTTIGRAIMRINEVTEGQILYHGKSIQGKIPKEWDREITQKIQMIFQDPMASLNERAKVDYIVSEGLYPSKKYKDEAERQQKVRDALLNVGLLPEFSSRFPHEFSGGQRQRIGIARALVMEPEFIIADEPISALDVSIRAQVLNLLASLQQQNHLTYLFIAHDLSIVRFITDRTAVIYKGKIVELAETEKLFAHPLHPYTRALLSAVPEPNPYKEREKVVEVYDPSQHRYDQHPPSFIEIEDGHFILANEEELADYRILLKMEGTK, encoded by the coding sequence ATGATTGAGAAAGAAGTGCTAGTAGAGGTAAAAAATTTGAAAGTTGTTTTTGGTAAAGGGAAAAATAAATTTACAGCCATTGATGATGTCAGCTTTCAAATTTTTAAAGGTGAAACGTTTGGCATTGTAGGTGAATCAGGCTCAGGGAAAACAACTATTGGTCGGGCAATTATGCGCATCAATGAGGTGACAGAGGGACAGATTTTGTATCATGGCAAAAGTATTCAAGGAAAAATCCCTAAAGAATGGGATAGAGAAATTACGCAAAAAATCCAAATGATTTTCCAGGACCCCATGGCATCTCTGAATGAACGAGCAAAGGTAGATTATATTGTTTCAGAGGGGTTATATCCTTCAAAAAAATATAAAGATGAGGCAGAACGGCAGCAAAAAGTGCGCGATGCATTATTGAATGTAGGGTTACTGCCAGAGTTCTCAAGCCGCTTTCCACATGAGTTTTCAGGAGGACAACGCCAACGTATCGGTATTGCTCGTGCATTAGTGATGGAGCCTGAGTTTATCATTGCAGATGAGCCAATATCCGCCTTAGATGTCTCCATTCGAGCGCAAGTATTAAATTTATTAGCAAGTCTGCAACAGCAAAATCATTTAACCTATTTATTTATTGCCCATGATTTATCGATTGTCCGTTTTATTACGGATCGTACAGCGGTGATTTACAAAGGGAAAATTGTCGAGCTAGCGGAAACGGAAAAGCTTTTTGCTCATCCGCTTCATCCTTATACGAGGGCCTTGCTATCAGCCGTCCCGGAGCCCAATCCATATAAGGAGCGAGAGAAAGTAGTGGAGGTCTATGACCCGTCACAGCATCGTTATGATCAGCATCCCCCCTCCTTCATTGAAATTGAGGATGGCCATTTTATCTTGGCTAATGAAGAGGAGCTAGCTGATTATCGCATTTTACTGAAAATGGAGGGAACGAAATGA
- a CDS encoding ABC transporter permease has product MGMYSNEINNISNKSRETLFDFAEVDARQAEETGYSNYSYWRSTWQSFLKNRLAVFLLVGVLIIVGFTILQPYLPAQKSPTEIYLDEQTGMQARNIAPNAEFWFGTNSIGQDLWSRIWAGTRTSLFIGCVVALVEAVVGITIGTLWGFSRKLEAPITQLYNVVDNIPTTIVLILMSYILRPSISTIIIAMCITGWVEMARFIRNQIVILRDREYNLASKCLGTPDYRIILKNLLPYLISVIMLRMSLAIPFAIGAEVFLTYIGLGLPISEPSLGNLINEGRVLMMSPDLRYQLIFPSIVLSVITIAFYIIGNSFADAADPKNHV; this is encoded by the coding sequence ATGGGCATGTATTCAAATGAAATCAATAATATTTCGAATAAATCCCGTGAAACCTTGTTTGACTTTGCGGAAGTCGATGCACGTCAAGCAGAGGAAACTGGTTATTCAAATTACTCTTATTGGCGCTCTACATGGCAATCCTTTTTGAAAAATCGACTGGCTGTCTTTTTATTAGTCGGTGTGCTCATTATTGTCGGCTTTACCATTCTCCAGCCCTATTTACCAGCGCAAAAATCACCGACTGAAATATACCTAGATGAGCAAACAGGGATGCAGGCACGTAATATAGCCCCGAATGCAGAATTTTGGTTCGGCACAAATTCCATAGGACAGGATTTATGGTCACGTATTTGGGCGGGCACACGGACATCCCTCTTTATCGGCTGTGTTGTGGCTTTAGTGGAGGCAGTAGTGGGGATTACAATCGGTACGCTGTGGGGCTTTTCAAGGAAATTAGAAGCACCAATTACACAGCTTTATAATGTTGTGGATAATATTCCTACAACGATTGTCCTTATTTTAATGTCTTATATATTACGGCCAAGTATTTCGACTATCATTATCGCCATGTGTATAACGGGGTGGGTGGAAATGGCTAGATTTATTCGCAATCAAATTGTGATTTTACGAGATCGCGAATACAACCTTGCCTCTAAATGTTTAGGCACACCGGATTATCGGATTATCCTTAAAAATCTATTACCCTATTTAATTTCTGTCATTATGTTACGCATGAGTCTAGCAATTCCCTTTGCGATAGGGGCCGAAGTATTTTTAACGTATATTGGGCTGGGGCTACCAATTAGTGAGCCTTCCTTAGGAAATTTAATCAATGAAGGGCGCGTACTTATGATGTCACCAGATTTACGCTATCAGCTTATTTTCCCGAGTATTGTGTTAAGTGTCATTACTATCGCATTTTATATTATTGGTAATTCCTTTGCAGATGCAGCAGATCCAAAAAACCATGTGTAA
- a CDS encoding ABC transporter ATP-binding protein, giving the protein MCKEMKQVTSKKSRILVIQNLVIQFTLRGRVLTAIRDISLDLYKGESLAIVGESGSGKSVLMKSIMGLLDKNGSIKQGRIIYNAQDLGQFTTEQEWLRIRGKEIAMVTQDPMTSLNPLKTIGKQIEECVVLHQGLRGKEAYEETLKLLTDVGINDVKKRYKQYPHEFSGGMRQRIVIAIAIACKPNILICDEPTTALDVTIQAQILQLLKNLQQKYGLTIVYITHDLGVVAKVADRIAVMYAGDVIEVGETHEIFFHSRHPYTWALISSLPQLGSKGEQLYSIKGTPPNLFQEIKGDAFAPRNPYALKIDFLERPPFFQISDTHYARTWLLDPLAPKVEPPAALQAFFAEGRQYAND; this is encoded by the coding sequence ATGTGTAAGGAGATGAAGCAAGTGACCTCGAAAAAATCGCGCATTTTAGTTATCCAAAATTTAGTGATTCAGTTTACATTACGTGGTCGTGTATTAACAGCTATTCGGGATATTTCCCTCGATCTTTACAAGGGAGAAAGCTTAGCTATCGTGGGGGAGTCAGGGTCAGGAAAGTCCGTGCTAATGAAATCTATTATGGGCTTGCTTGACAAAAACGGCAGCATTAAGCAGGGAAGAATCATTTACAATGCACAGGATTTAGGCCAGTTTACGACAGAGCAAGAATGGCTACGTATTCGAGGAAAGGAAATTGCGATGGTCACACAGGACCCGATGACATCGTTGAATCCGCTCAAAACTATTGGCAAACAAATTGAGGAATGTGTCGTCCTCCATCAAGGCTTAAGGGGCAAGGAAGCGTATGAGGAAACATTAAAACTTCTTACGGATGTAGGAATCAATGATGTAAAAAAACGCTACAAGCAATATCCGCACGAATTTTCTGGAGGGATGCGCCAACGTATTGTTATTGCCATCGCGATTGCCTGTAAGCCCAATATTTTAATATGTGATGAGCCTACGACAGCTTTAGATGTAACGATTCAGGCACAAATTTTACAGCTCTTAAAGAATCTTCAGCAAAAGTATGGCTTAACAATCGTCTATATTACACATGATTTAGGGGTTGTGGCGAAGGTTGCTGACCGTATTGCGGTGATGTATGCGGGCGATGTCATTGAGGTTGGGGAGACCCATGAAATTTTCTTTCATAGCAGGCATCCATATACATGGGCGCTCATTTCCTCCTTACCTCAGCTTGGCTCCAAGGGGGAACAATTGTATTCCATTAAGGGCACGCCCCCCAACCTTTTTCAAGAAATAAAAGGTGATGCCTTTGCGCCACGCAATCCATATGCCTTAAAAATTGACTTTCTGGAGCGGCCTCCTTTTTTCCAGATCAGTGACACTCATTATGCGCGAACATGGTTGTTGGACCCATTGGCCCCAAAGGTAGAGCCCCCTGCAGCCTTACAAGCATTTTTTGCAGAGGGGAGGCAGTATGCTAATGATTGA
- a CDS encoding ABC transporter permease, producing MLQYIGKRLLQSVLTLFIIITIVFSLLRLMPEEGYLGAAADKMSPAQQEVYLTNLGLRDPLLVQLGNFYKNLLQGDLGKSVTYRTDVPVVTIIGDKISYSLLFGLGAVALSLLIGVPLGILMAYRKGRWLDRLGTGYIVFVVAVPAAVYYLVIQMYITELFQLPMLFDEYRPITWILPLTSMALAPTASYAMWMRRYMVDELNKDYIKLARAKGVKERTLMFKHVLRNAFIPMAQYLPATILFTITGSIYIESLYSIPGMGGLLVDAIQRQDNTIVQGLVLVFSSLGIIGLILGDIAMALVDPRIKLGKGGGVR from the coding sequence ATGTTGCAGTATATAGGAAAACGACTCTTACAATCCGTATTAACCCTTTTTATTATCATCACCATTGTCTTTTCTTTATTACGGTTAATGCCAGAGGAAGGGTATTTAGGAGCGGCAGCGGATAAAATGTCACCCGCACAGCAAGAAGTTTACTTAACAAATCTAGGCTTGCGTGATCCATTGCTAGTTCAGCTAGGGAACTTTTATAAGAATTTGTTGCAAGGGGATTTAGGAAAATCGGTCACTTATCGCACGGATGTCCCAGTCGTTACGATTATTGGTGATAAAATTTCGTATTCTCTGCTCTTTGGCTTAGGCGCAGTGGCTTTATCGCTACTGATTGGGGTGCCATTAGGGATATTAATGGCCTATCGCAAGGGGCGTTGGCTGGATCGGCTTGGGACAGGCTATATCGTTTTTGTCGTTGCTGTCCCAGCAGCCGTGTATTACTTGGTTATTCAAATGTATATTACAGAACTTTTCCAGTTACCGATGTTGTTTGATGAGTACAGGCCGATTACATGGATACTTCCACTAACATCAATGGCACTAGCACCAACAGCCTCCTATGCGATGTGGATGCGACGCTACATGGTGGATGAACTGAACAAGGACTATATTAAGCTAGCGAGGGCGAAGGGTGTAAAGGAGCGTACATTAATGTTTAAGCATGTGTTACGTAATGCCTTTATTCCGATGGCACAATATTTACCTGCCACGATATTGTTTACAATTACCGGCTCTATTTATATCGAATCGCTCTATTCCATTCCAGGAATGGGAGGCTTACTCGTGGATGCTATTCAGCGACAGGACAATACGATTGTGCAAGGTTTAGTGCTAGTATTCTCTTCTCTTGGCATCATTGGCCTTATATTAGGGGATATTGCCATGGCCCTTGTTGATCCACGCATTAAATTAGGCAAGGGAGGGGGAGTGCGTTAA